Part of the Pseudodesulfovibrio hydrargyri genome is shown below.
ACCGAGACCACCGATCCCATGCCCGCCCAGTACCTGGCCCAGACCTTCGGCATGTCCGCGGACACGGCCAAGGCCGTGTCCGACCTGGCCCCCGGCACCGCCTACAAGAGCCCGGTGGCCATCAACGGCGGCTACATGCTCGTGGAAAAGGTCGAGGACATCGCGCCTTCGATCATGGCCCTCAAGCTGGTCCGCCAGACCATCGTCAACACCCTCAAGGACCAGAAGGGCGCGGAACTGGCCCAGACCGAGGCCGACAAGATCCATGCGGCCCTGACCGGTCCCGACGCCGAGGCGGCGGCCAAGAAATACGCCGCGCGCATCAAGACCACCAAGCCGTTCAACCGCCAGGGCAACATCCCCGGCCTGGGGCAGAGCCAGCCCCTGGCCAAGGCCGCCTTCGACGCCGAAGACAAGGACTGGCTCAAGCTCGTCTACACCATGCCCGGCGGCGGCGCGGTCGTGGCCCGGCTCAACGAACGCATCCCGGCCTCGGACGCCGACTGGAAGGACCAGAAGCAGTTCTGGCTGGACCAGGCCGGACAGAACTACCGCCGCGAGGCCGTGGCCGCCTTCATGGACGATCTGAGCAAGAACGCCCAGGTCGAGATCGCCCGGCCGGACATCCTGAAATAGGTCCGGCTCGTTGCTGACAAAAAAGGGCTGTTCCTGACGGAGCAGCCCTTTTTTTGTTGCCTCCGGCGGCTGGGGCGCTGCCCCAGACCCCGCCAGGGGACCCTTTGAAAAGGGTTCCCTGGACCCTCCCAAACTTTTTGTGTCGCCTGCGGCGAAAAAGGCAGTGATATTCGGTTTTGGAGCTGCTGAAATGAACGGCACTCCCTTCCGCCCGAAATCGCCAACCGGCCCGCCGGATGCTCTCCCTATCCAGCCCGCCCGCTACCCGGGCATCTTCACGACCGCGTAGAAACCGTTGGACTGGTGCCCGTGCATGGTCTCGTAGACGACCTCTTCGAAGGCCAGGGTCGTGAAGCCGGAGAACAGGGCCTCCATGTGGTTGCGGTCATGGTGGCGCAGGGTGCCGCCGTCGTCCACGTCGAACACGCCGTAGAGGCCGTATTTCTCCTGGCCGAGCTGGTAGCGGTCGAGGTTGCGGCGGTCGCGGTTGAGCAGGAAGTCGTTGACGTAGAGCACGCCGCCTGGCCGGAGCACGCGCCTCAGCTCGAGCAGGGCCTCGGCCTGGGTGCGGGTCTCGAGCATGCAGGTGAAGACCGCGAGCATGACGGCGGCGTCGAAGGTGTCGTCGCCGTACGGCAGGGGACCGCCGGGGTAGGCGGCCAGGTTGAGCTCGGGGTGTTCGGCCAGGCCGCGTTCGACCAGGGGCTCGGAGAAGTCGATGCCGGTCAGGTCGGTGTACCCGGCCGAGGCCAGTTCGGCCATGATCCGGCCGTAGCCGCAGCCGAAGTCCAGTATGCGCGCCTTCGTGTCCGGGACGTGCTCGTTGAACACGTCGAGCCGGAACGGGGTGGTGAAGGTCTTGGCCGCACACTTGTCGGCCCAGTAGCGTTGTTGGTCGGGGGGAATGGGAAAGCTCCTTGCTAGAGGGTCAGCTGGACGGTGTACAGGCCGCGCCCGCGCTGGACGCGCATCATGACCGTCTTCTGCATGCGGTTGCGCAGAAACGCGTTGAGCAGGTCGATGCCCGAACGCAGGCTGCGGTTGCCTATCTGATGGATGACGTCGCCCTGCTTGAGGCCGAGCTTGGCCGCCGCCGAGCCCGGGACCACGCCGGTCACCTCCGCGCCCGTTCCCTGTCCCCGGTCGGCCAGTTCGAACCCCCAGTGGGAGCGCACCAGCTTCAGGGCCATGGCCTTGTCCAGGACCTGGGGTCTCAGGTGCAGGCGGATCGCCTGCCCGTCGCGCAGGGCGGTCAGGTTGACGGACTCGGACTTGGTCACGCTGAACAGCCGGGTCAGGTAGTCGGTCTTGTTGGCCAGGACCCGGCCGTTGAAGGATACGAGCACGTCGCCGGGCTTGATCAGCGCGTCCGCCGCCGGGGTGCCGGGATAGACCTCGGTGACGAGCATGCCGTTCAGGTCCTTGAGATTGAAATAGCGGGCCGCGGCCTGGTCCACGTCCTGGCCGAACAGGCCGAGCCAGATGGGCGAGACGTGGCCGGCGTCGAGGAGCTCGGCGATGACGTGCTTGGCCTTGTTGATGGGGATGGCGAAGCCGATGCCCTCGGCCCGGGCCTGGATGGCGGTGTTGATGCCGATGAGCTCGCCGTTGATGTTCAGCAGCGGGCCGCCGGAGTTGCCGGGATTGATGGCCGCGTCGGTCTGGATGAAGCTGCCGTAGGCCCCGGCGTCGGTCTTCATGGGCCGGTTCAGGGCCGAAACCACGCCGGTGGTCACGGTGTTGGAGTAGCCGAACGGGTTGCCGATGGCGATGACCGTCTCGCCGATGAAGATGCCCTCCGAGTCGCCCATGGAGACCTGGGGCAGATCGTGGGCGTTCTCAAGCTTGAGCACGGCCAGGTCGAAGTCGGCGTCCGAGCCGACCAGGTCGGCCTTGAACTCCCGGCCGTCCTTGAGGCGCACGGCGATGTCGCCGCCCGAGGCGATGACATGGGCGTTGGTCAGGACCAACGCCTTTTTGCCGTCGATGATCACGCCCGAGCCGAGGCTCTGGGAGCGGCGTGGACGCTGGTTATAATATTGCCTGAAGAACTGGTCGAAAAAGGGATCGCCGAAGGGCGAACCGTTGCCCGGGACCGTGGAGGTCACGGTGATGTTGACCACCGAGGGGCTGACCGCTTCCACGGCGCGGACCACCGGGGTGCGGCGGTCGGCGGCCTGGGCGGGGACGGAGGCGAAGGAGAAAAGGGAAAGGAGAAGGAGGAAAAGGGATACGGTACGATTCATGCTACCTGCCTTGGGCCATGGCCCTGAGGCGCGCGATGCGGTCTTCAATGGGCGGGTGGGTGGCGAACAGGGACGCGGCCCTCCGCCCGCTGAACGGATTGACGATGAACAGGTTCTCGGTGACCGGGTTGCCCTCAAGCGGCACCCGCTGGGCGGCCGAGTCGAGCTTGGCCAGGGCGTCGGCCAGGTCGTTCGGGTTGGACAGGCGCGCGCCCGTGGCGTCGGCCAGGTATTCGCGCGACCGGGAAATGGCCATCTGGATCAGGGTGGCGGCGATGGGCGCGAGAAAGGCCATGGCCAGCGCGGCCAGGGGGTTGCCGTTCTCTTCGTCGCGAGAGAAGCCGCCGAAG
Proteins encoded:
- a CDS encoding class I SAM-dependent methyltransferase; this translates as MFNEHVPDTKARILDFGCGYGRIMAELASAGYTDLTGIDFSEPLVERGLAEHPELNLAAYPGGPLPYGDDTFDAAVMLAVFTCMLETRTQAEALLELRRVLRPGGVLYVNDFLLNRDRRNLDRYQLGQEKYGLYGVFDVDDGGTLRHHDRNHMEALFSGFTTLAFEEVVYETMHGHQSNGFYAVVKMPG
- a CDS encoding trypsin-like peptidase domain-containing protein; this translates as MNRTVSLFLLLLSLFSFASVPAQAADRRTPVVRAVEAVSPSVVNITVTSTVPGNGSPFGDPFFDQFFRQYYNQRPRRSQSLGSGVIIDGKKALVLTNAHVIASGGDIAVRLKDGREFKADLVGSDADFDLAVLKLENAHDLPQVSMGDSEGIFIGETVIAIGNPFGYSNTVTTGVVSALNRPMKTDAGAYGSFIQTDAAINPGNSGGPLLNINGELIGINTAIQARAEGIGFAIPINKAKHVIAELLDAGHVSPIWLGLFGQDVDQAAARYFNLKDLNGMLVTEVYPGTPAADALIKPGDVLVSFNGRVLANKTDYLTRLFSVTKSESVNLTALRDGQAIRLHLRPQVLDKAMALKLVRSHWGFELADRGQGTGAEVTGVVPGSAAAKLGLKQGDVIHQIGNRSLRSGIDLLNAFLRNRMQKTVMMRVQRGRGLYTVQLTL